The DNA region TTATTCTGATGTAGGAAGATACATTGAACATTATGCTGCCATTAAAAAGGCCTGGGATGATCTTAAGAAATATTTGTGGGCCCGGTGCCCTTTGATAGTTTTGTCTCTGAAGGATGGCCTTCGTGAGGAAGACCTTGATGCCATTGAGGCCCAGATTGGTTGCAAGCTTCCGGATGATTACCGGTGTTCATTCCGTATCCACAATGGTCAAAAATTAGTGGTTCCTGGGTTGTTTGGAAGTATCCAACTGTTAAATCACCAGCGCTCTGAAGATTTTTTAGATGCTTTGGTGGCTGCTGGAGGATTCCAGCCAAAACGGGGACTGAAATACTGTCTGCCTTTAACTTTCTGTGTACATACTGGCTTGAGTCAATACCTAGCTGTGGAAGCTGCAGAAGGCCGAAACAAAAATGAAGTTTTCTACCATTCTTCAGAGCAAATGACTCACACTTCTaatattgaaatgtttatcacgGGTTCTTCTTTTACTGAATGGTTTACTTCTTATGTCAATAATGTTGTATCAGGTAGATTCCCTGTCATCAGAAACCAAATTTTGAGATATATGCAGGATCCGGAGTGTGTGGCAACAACAGGTGACATTACAGTTTCAGTTTCTACATCGTTCCTGCCAGAACTCAGCTCTATAAACCCACCGCAGTATTTCTTCTCATACCGGATCAACGTTGAAATGTCAAGTGATGCACGTCCTGATGAGGTTTGTCATTTGTACAGTCGCTGTTTGAGAGCAACCAATGCTAATGGAAATATGGAAGTTCTTCAAGGGCCTGGAATAGAGGGTGAGCTTCCAACTCTCACCGCAGGTGAGGAGTATGAGTACATTGGCTGTACCACATTCAGTACAACATCAGGCTATATAGAAGGATATTACACCTTCTATTTACAGCGCCGTAAAGACAGGCTCTTTCGTGTTACCGTGCCCCGATTCTACCTGGAATGTCCAAAATTCAAGGTGTTTAGAGCCAGATAATTTGTGCTTTTTAAGGAATTTGCCCATTTCATTCAAATATTGTCTTTATTTGTATAAAGTTATTCACAGTATTCCTCAGTTTGATTTGTgtgagtgctggtcctgggtcttgagctcgggccggagctttttggttcaagactagcattctgatttatttttgttttgctttgtttttgttaattggaggtaggagtctcacagactttcctgcttgggctggctttggactttgatcctggtaacagcctcctgagtagctaggattgtaggtgtgagacattgttttgttttatttattatttttcgtGCTGGTCCTGAGACATAAACTCAGAGCTGGGacagtgtccttgagcttttatgctcaatgccagcactctaccacttgaaccatagctttatTAATTTAGTTTTGGATGGTTAGttgaagagcctcatggactttgctgcccagattgcctttgaactgtaatccttgtaactctgcttcctgagtactaggattacagacatgagctgtgAGCACCTGGCTCTGgcattatattatttttgttgtttctttgtttgtttatggattttgctggtcctggggtttaaactcagggcctggactttcTTGGtgataaaatggaaataagagtctcactgacctcATGGTGAACTggtatcctcaaatctcagtcctctgaatagctagggttacaagtgtgagccatcccTGGATTAATACTGTTTCAATTATTATAAAAGCTATAGCAATTTGTCCTCCTGTTCTTAATATTGGTAATTGGTCAGGAATATTTACTGACTTGGATGCATGATTTTATCTTTGGCTGGAGATTTAAAGGAACAGTTTTAAGTTTTGCTGATTTTTCTCTATTATACACGTATTTTCTTCTCACTGATTTCTGcagttttctgtattttatttgttttggttttgtgtgcctatcctggggcttgaacttagagtttggtcactgtccttaagcttttgtctatcattttaacaacagctccatttccaggtttttggtcactaataggagataagactctcatactTAACtactgggctgacttcgaaccgtgatcctcagatctcagcctcttgagtagccaaaattacaggtgtgagctaccaatgcttgATATGCTATTGTTTTAATGACTTTAATATTGGTAATTGATCAGGAATATTCCTGACtgatgaaagatttttttttgatgcaAGGTAATTTTTTGTTGAATATTTAAAGGCACAATTTTAAGTTCTgcattttttcctcttgtattattattttctactttatacTGGTTTCTGCCATTgctcttgtcatttttttcttcttatttattgattgatttttttgtgtgtgtgttggtcttggggcttgaacccagggtcttggatgctgtccctgagcatcgaTGCTTAAGACTAACCACCTACCACTTGGAactacacagctccacttccagctttcttttttttttttttttttttttttttttgccagtcctgggccttggactccgggcctgagcactgtccctggcttcttcccgctcaaggctagcactctgccacttgagccacagcgccgcttctggccgttttctgtatatgtggtgctggggaatcgaacctagggcctcgtgtatccgaggcaggcactcttgccactaggctatatccccagcccccagctttctttttgtggctaattggaaataagattctcacagactttgttgcccagcCTGTCTTCCaacctatctcagcctcctgagcagctagatttttaagatggaaatTCAGGCCCTTTCTATCTGTAAGCACTGTGTTAATGGTATTTCACAAATTTTGGCATGTGGTATTTTGGTTAATATTTAGTTCAAAATAGTCTCAGAGTTCTGTGGTAACTTAATTTTGATCTTAAACTTTTCTAGAAATGATTTAGCTTCCAAACATTTGGGAACTTTTCAGTTAtctgtcataatattcaatgtatatcttaGGAATTCAAGTAAATTGAAGGGAAGTGTTTGGAAGGATGGGGGAGAGTGATGAAAAGGATGACATCTATCTgtatgcattgtacttataaactgatttgtggaataatcatttatttgtataactactttaagataataaaagtataggTTTAAAAAGGTAGATGTGTAAGAAGGAGGTACAATGATAAGCATAAAACTCTCAAGACCAGTATCATTAGGAATTAGGATGAGAATACCAACTAATTATGTAACCATGTCCTTTCTCAAGGCCTAAATCTCTTTCACTATAATTTCTGTATATATTCAGCCTGACACAATTGCAACCATCTTTAGTAATAACTGCCATGATTGTCATGGAGTTCTCTGGTTGGTTTTTCTCACATAGTTTCCCAGATTACTATAAATAAGTCAAAGCTTTAGAGTGGTATGTGATGCTTTACAACAAGGTGCCAGGATTATTCCTGATTCTTTGATGAGATAAACAGAGTACATTCCTTTTGTCTGAAGTCACTTTTTTATAAGCTCACATTTTCTGACCCCAAATGCAAGAATCTACCTTTTTTGTTATAAAGTTCCAAATAAATTGGTTTGTGTGCATTCTACTTCTCTTCCTCTAGGCTTACAATATTTTGGAGTTCTTTCTCATATATTGCGACTGGGTTGTTTTGAAATATGAATAAGTAGCAATAGATCACCTCTGGTGTTCCCTTAACTTTTAATGCTTTCTGGTGATTTTCTTAGGCCTCGCAAAGTAATCCTCCTCCCTTACATAACAGTGATACTTGACTCCCTTCACACAGTTTCCATAGGGCCAgtacacacactgcacacactgtCCACAATTCTATAGCATGGGGCTACTTACAGAAAGGTGGGCCATTGTGGTTTCTTAGCATACTGGAATGGTTATGGAATAAAgatcacagaggaaaaaaagagtaaaggaagATATAATGATTACTATTGACAAGTTGTGCCATCATTTAGTTTTCAAGTAGGAAGAGAGCAAAAGGGGTGGGCTATTAAAGGATGAAAAAGATAAAGGGACATCTCACcccctctctttcactctctctcacacacagagacagaaaaataagacaaaatgggttagaggcatggatcaagtagtaTAAAGCACTTGCTTAACAAATGTGTGGTCCTAATTTCAAACCCCAGTCATTGCCAAAACACTAATACTTGCATTGGTATTTTAATGAGAGTGTTATGATAGATATATATGCATGCAGCATAAGCATAATAAAACCCACAAAATATTGTTTGCAAAgccaagagagagaagggagaagtgaATGCACATATGATGGAATAAACTAATTTGTTCAAAATATGGTGTATCTGCATAGAAAtatcagaatgaaaaaaaatccccctGTAAATGTgtgttatttcaaaaataaagttataaaactCATGTTAAGCCAAGTGTGGTTTGTGCCTATAGTTatacattcaggaggctgagggaaagagaaccatgagttcaaggcttcCCTGGGGGATAAATAGCAAGTTATTGTCTAGCCTAGCTACGTGGAAAGGATATGTCTCAACAAAAATTAGGGCAGGCACAACATcttgtgactgtaatcctagctatttaggaactggatatcaggattgtggttcgaggccagcccaggcaaaatggtgatgaacaatttaaaaaattggaaaaagaaaGTTGGCGAAACCCCCATCTTAATTAGTAAGTCTGGCATGATGGTGTGTGCCTATGCATTGAGCTACATGGGAGACCATGAGGATTGTCTGAAGCCTACTCCAAGAAGAATTAGGAGATTATCTCCCCTCATGAAAAATAGCTAAGGCAAATGGGGTAggggcatggcacaagtggtataaaacacttgcctagcaagtttgtGGTCCCAATTTCAAGCCACAGCCATTGccaaaaatattggtatcttcaTGAGAGTGTTACGATGGTCAACAATACAGTATTCTATACCTGCCATAGCCTGGCTTGGCACCTAAGCCTAACAAGCGCTTATTGCAAAAATAGATAAGTAagtgctagaaatgtggcttagtggtagagtgctcgcctagcatgcatgaaagccctggctgggttcgatccctcagtaccatataaaccaaaaaagctggaagtggctctgtggctcaaatagtagagtgctaacattgagcaaaaagaagctcagggatagaaaaaaaaatagataaatagaagaCCTAAGATTAGccacttgagggctggggatatggcctagtggcaagagtgcttgcctcgtatacatgaggccctgggttcgattccccagcaccacatatacagaaaatggccagaagtggcgctgtggctcaagtggcagagtgctagccttgagcaagaagaagccagggacagtgctcaggccctgagtccaagccccaggactggccaaaaaaaaaaaaaaaaaaaaaaaaagattagccaCTTCACTTGCTTTCTTGCTCAGTGGGATACTGGCAAATATAAATGGTAGAaacttgataaaaaaaatactttcacacTGATCTTGTCTTCCTTGTCACTGGAAACTTCCACTATCATATAAACAAACCTTGGAGAATGATGAGTCACTACGTGGAAAGAGGTGTCCCAGCAAACAACTGCCCACCCATCTCCACTAAAGCTCCAGACATTTAAGTTAGACCATCCTAGACCATATATATAGTTCCAAGGGAGCTAGCTCAGCACAGACGCTACAGAATCTTCTTCATTGTTCCTTTAAAGCCACTAAATTTGGGGTTTGATTTGTTACACACCAAAAACTGACAAGTACAAACAGCAGCATTTCATCACCAGTGCCTCATGTTTTATGCCAAATTACCCTTTCACCTTTAGAATCTTGAAAAATCACTCCTCACACACATTCATATGCACACAAGAACACAAACCAATGTGCACAGATTGGTGTACCTAGAAAACAAAGGGCATTAGATTTTTATCAAATTCATTTTAATCATGTGGAGTTGGGTTAAAAGGTGGGACTTCAAGAAAGGATTTCATGTATTTCTCTGGTTTTAATTGGCAGCCAAACACTGTTGCCTGGCTCTTGAGGAGAAATTCTCAAGTGGGTAAGCAAATAAAGAAGATGGTAAAATAGTGAGGAAACTCAGTTTCTTACCTGGGAGTCttgtcattctcagatctcaagcttaAATACCAAGCCACAGGCTCAGCCTCTGTCAACTGCTGTCAGAAATGGACAACATATATGCCTTGATTAAGCCAGAAATATGTATTCATAGGGATGCCACCCTTCTGGCTAACTGGAGGCAGTTTTTCAAAATCCAGGTTTGAGGCAAAAGATGTTTATCTCTCTCAGAGTCTGGCATCTCCTGCATTGGCACTTCTAAGTGCTACTTGGCTTTTAAAGAGTTGGTATCTGGCAACTAACATGAGCTGAAGCTCACTGCTGTGGGTCCTGCTATCTTTCCAGGGTTGTTCAGTTTGAGcaatttttaattgaaataacAGAGGTGAAAGAAATGCTGGGGTGCGTATAAGCAAAGCTTTAACCTTTATGTTGAAGTCCACTGGGATTGTTGAACAACATAGACCAAACAAAGCCATACACACAAGAACCTGAGTGTCCAAGAAACAGCCCTGCCTGGAACATTGTAGGTGTACAGTCAGTAGCTGTCATATGAATCCAATTGGCCTGGACACAGAAACAAAGTGATTCAGCCCAGATGTCCTCCATTGCAACTAAAAAcgttgttttaaataatttttatgctATGGAATTAGTTCACATAATCCTCTGCTTGCGAGTTTTATATGCATGTCTGTTTATTTATGTCTCATCACCCTGCACAAACATTTTAAGACAGTAATGGAAGAATATCAGCTGCAACATTGCATTTTCAAGCTAGTAAACATGGTGAAGgtataagaaaaggaaaagaacagaaatggtgAAAATCAATAGACCAACAGGTTTTGTTTGGTAGGAAAGCCTGGGAAGGGCAATCTAATTTCCTTCAGCTCAGTTGAAGGGGAAATAGCACACTTCCTTACAATTAGGGTTCATTTAAATATTAGGCAGAAAAAGTGAAATCGGGGCTGGGGGGGTCTGATGGAGGCAGGGTGAGATGGAGGTGGGGTGAGAGCAATCTTCCTTTGATTGAGGAGTTTCAAGGTTTCAACAAGATCGCTGTCTGCCAGGGGTGTCAGATGTGACCTTAATCTGGCTCTCTTCAGAGACCATTGATATATTTGTTCAGGGGAGAGATGATTCAGTGGAGTCAGCGGCAGTGACAATTCTAAGATATGGCTGTCAGAAGGAAAGGTAAGTGTTTTCACTTTAAGTCATTTTCTATCAGAAGGAagcctccacctcccctccccaaacctgtgctggtcctggggtttcaactcaaggcctgggttactggagcttttttgttcatggttagccatctaccacttgagacacaatgctacttccagcttttgggtggctaattggagataaaaatcgcaggggtttttctgccctggctggccttaaaccatgattctcagatctcagccccctgagtaggtagaatcacaggtgtgactTGGCAGAAGCCTTATTTTTTGACTGTTTGCCTAGTAGCTCCTCTTGACCTGTACTTTGGCTTTCTATGTGAAATGCATGGGAAGGAGATTGAAATGGTGGGAAGGACATGTGTTGTCATATAGGCCCATATACTACAATGAGAGCATTTGGCTAAATGTGAGTATAAACTATGAATATCTATCCCAGAGTATGTGTTCTCTGTTTTTACAGTACAGTTTGGGAGGCAAGAGTCCCTGTCATAAGAAAGTCAATAAAATTCAGGGGagaaagtagggaaggaaggaagcaggattAAGTAGTGTTTGCTAATATATCAAGTTTAAATtctctgcttttttctctgttgcacaATCAAGAGTAATTTTTAAGTGTTTCTAATTACAGGTAGCTTTCAAAAAATTGGTTTAACAGTTGTAACTTTGTAAGTTACCCATCACTCTATTAGAAGGGTAGAGTGGACAGGTGAATGCCCTACCACCACCAATACACAGCAGGTTTGATGGGAAAACTTGGCTTAAAGGTTCAAAGAAATAACATGAACCTAAAGATGACAGATGACACCAAGGGACAAGAGGCAGCAAGCAAAAAACTTGTCAGTGATGGAAGTTCAGTCAGGGATGGATTCATACTTCCAAGCACAAACTGTCCCCAAATGGAATTTGTgtaacttttctgccttgaaaatgaattttattttaaacacacaGAAAAGGTGAACAAGTTTTACAGTGAACCCTTATCTATTCAACACCAAGATTCTACAATGAATATTTGTTCCAATTGCTTTTTTATATATTCGTCCTCTTATCCATTCACTAGTCTGTCTTATTTTGGATGCATTCCTTTTACAGTCTTCCAGTGATTGATACATAATACCAAAATGCTTTAAACAGATGATAAGCAGCAGCTACAGATTCCAGCTGGGGAACGTTGCAGAATGGGAACATCTTTGTGAATATGAGCTACTATACTGAATatgatgaacaaaaaagcttggggacactgcctaggccatgagtaaaagctccaggactggtatgtatataatattgtGTGCACAGATACTCCAAgcctgtttttaaaatattaaaaactaaaagTTTCCTTCTATAACACATGAAAAGTCTGGATAAAATACTGCCCTTCCTTAAAATTTTCAGGTAAACTCaacttggaaaacagaaaaatgcttAAGTTCTAGGTtagaatgagaaaatgaaaaccatGTTAGTGACTAAATTCTGCTATTATGCTGTTCCCTTAGGAGCTTCAACCTTCGTAGAGGTGGGAGACTCAGAACTACCCTATACATTAAAGGAGTGCAGAATTATTCTGTCCAATAGAAATTCTCGTCGTGTTTTTGGGCCTCAATCAGGTAAATTAAAAAGGCGTctatagaccaaaaaaaaaaacctaacccaCTATTTTTTGTGGATATGAATATAGAAACCCAACTtgagaaaataacataaaaatagatCTAGGGTTGGGGAGATCTTAAAATCTTTGCAAAGTCAATGTGGAATCTGAAGACCAAAGGTGTATACACAGAGGGAAACAAAAGCCAAAGATAtacttacaacaacaaaaaataattgctGCACAATGAAATAAATTCCATAGGGAAAGTTAGACATATTAATGAGATTGAAAGACCATACACATAAGGAACAACCTGATTTGAAATAATAAACTTGTAATAGCCATTATCacctataaaataataattaaaatttagaGTTAATTTTA from Perognathus longimembris pacificus isolate PPM17 chromosome 28, ASM2315922v1, whole genome shotgun sequence includes:
- the LOC125343177 gene encoding F-box only protein 3-like; protein product: MAAMDGEPSMVSLESLPADPLLIIFSLLDYGDLVNCCLVNRRFNQIASYDLLWRKYCTKYWLITEEEKVRKNECWKSLFIDFYSDVGRYIEHYAAIKKAWDDLKKYLWARCPLIVLSLKDGLREEDLDAIEAQIGCKLPDDYRCSFRIHNGQKLVVPGLFGSIQLLNHQRSEDFLDALVAAGGFQPKRGLKYCLPLTFCVHTGLSQYLAVEAAEGRNKNEVFYHSSEQMTHTSNIEMFITGSSFTEWFTSYVNNVVSGRFPVIRNQILRYMQDPECVATTGDITVSVSTSFLPELSSINPPQYFFSYRINVEMSSDARPDEVCHLYSRCLRATNANGNMEVLQGPGIEGELPTLTAGEEYEYIGCTTFSTTSGYIEGYYTFYLQRRKDRLFRVTVPRFYLECPKFKVFRAR